CATTGGTGCCGATATAGGTGCCTTGTTTGAGCTGGACACAGCCGGACACATTGGCACCCGGCATGATGGAAACATAGTCTTCCAGCACACAGTCATGGCCGACCGTGCTGTTGAAACTCACTAGAATAAAATCTCCAAACTGACAGGAATTGGTAATTCGGGCACCGGCCGCCACCACATTACCCTGTCTTTTTTCTAGCGCACTACGGATGCCATATCCCAGCGAAGCCTGTGAATGGATCAATGTGGGATAATGCAACTGCGGATAGCTTTGAAAAATTTTCTCGCGCAGGGCCGGATCAGCCACACCAATCGCAAAATGCCAATCCGTCAGCTGGGGAATGGCCTGTTCCGACAGCACTGGGAAACCCAACAGCGCCAATCTACTACCCTGTGCTGGAAGTTGTTTTTCCAGAAAACAGATTTCGTGATAACCCTGATCAATGGCCAAATCGAGAAGTTCTTTGGCAAAGCCTCCGCTGCCGAAAATTGCAAGCCTGTTCATTTAGAGCTCGATAAAGTCATTTTTCTGGAAACTGCGCTTTGCCCGGGTTCCGAGAACTTCCCAATATTTATTCGGTTCCAGACAGACACGCCCTGCTCTTTTGGTGGTGACATTCTCTGCAGTAAACAGCTCACCTTCGGCAATTTCGGTTTTCGCCACAATGCTGCGACGCACCAGATAGTAATTGTCACTTTCCTGTTCCAGCATGAACTTGATACCATCCCCCAACGCAGCATGAGTTTTATGCAGAATCTCGACATAGTGCTTGAACTCTTCCGGCTGCATCGATGCCGCATGGTCCGGCCCCGGTAGGCTTTTATCCAGCGTGATATGTTTCTCGAAAATCTGCGCACCCAGACTTAAACTGATCACTGCAGCATATTCATCGAGGGTGTGGTCGGAGAATCCCGTGCTCAGCCCGAAGGTGTTTTTTAACGTCGCGATGGCGCTCAGATTGCTTTCTTCAAACCGTGCCGGATATTGTGTGACACAGTGCAGAATAGAGACTTTATCCCTGAGCTGTTTGCGGACATTCAGCTTGGCATAGGCTGCACGGAACAGTTGCTGAGAAGGATGGACTTGTGTGCCTTGATCAATCACAAAAGCAAAGACCGACAGGGCTTGTTCAATATCTCCCAGGCTGGCAGTGCCCGTAGATAAAATCACGTGTTTGCCTGAGCAGGCGATCTCATACAAGAAAGGTAGATTGGAAATATCCGCTGAAGACACCTTCAGGAAAGGGACATCCATTTCACGGACCAGAAAACGCAAACTGTCTGAATCAAAGGGGGTCGAGATAAACGTAATTTCATTTGCATCACAGAACTGTTTGATTTCCCGGGTCTGTTCATAGGACAGCTCCAGGCTTTTTACCAGTTCCAGCTGACTTTGATTCGAACCGGTATTTTCTTTCTGGTAAGCCGCCATTTCGGTTTGATCCGACAGTAATTGCTCGGCCTTAAAGGTCTGGAACTTAACGGCATTGGCACCGCAGTCCTTAGCTTTCAGAATCAGCTCCTTGGCTAATTGCACCGAGCCATTATGATTTACTCCAATTTCTGCAATGATGTAAATTTCATCAGGATTAAAGATCATAAAATGCTGCCTTCTTTTGGAAATCCACACTCTTAAGGATCTGGATAATTTTTTCTGAGGTATTGCCGCATCCGAGCGGAGGAATGACATGTTTTAATTTATGCTTCGGATAGCTTTTCACTTTCTGCAGTGCAGTCAGGATTGCTTGTTCATCCAGTTCGACATCCAACACGGATTCACAGCGCAACCGGCCTTTTTGCCGATCACCAATATTGATCGTAGGAATTTGTAAGGCTGGGGCTTCAGAAAGTCCGCTGGATGAATTCCCCACCATCGCCAAGGCATTTTTCAGCACACTTAAGTAGTTCTGAATACCAAAACTTTTCACGAGCAGCACCCGATCTGGGTAAGTGTTTTTTAAATCCAGCATGGCT
This portion of the Acinetobacter sp. GSS19 genome encodes:
- a CDS encoding PglD-related sugar-binding protein, with translation MNRLAIFGSGGFAKELLDLAIDQGYHEICFLEKQLPAQGSRLALLGFPVLSEQAIPQLTDWHFAIGVADPALREKIFQSYPQLHYPTLIHSQASLGYGIRSALEKRQGNVVAAGARITNSCQFGDFILVSFNSTVGHDCVLEDYVSIMPGANVSGCVQLKQGTYIGTNAAILPGKNTQQLKCLGPYSVIAAGAVVVKDTQPHKTYIGIPAKEKTCDERY
- a CDS encoding N-acetylneuraminate synthase family protein, producing MIFNPDEIYIIAEIGVNHNGSVQLAKELILKAKDCGANAVKFQTFKAEQLLSDQTEMAAYQKENTGSNQSQLELVKSLELSYEQTREIKQFCDANEITFISTPFDSDSLRFLVREMDVPFLKVSSADISNLPFLYEIACSGKHVILSTGTASLGDIEQALSVFAFVIDQGTQVHPSQQLFRAAYAKLNVRKQLRDKVSILHCVTQYPARFEESNLSAIATLKNTFGLSTGFSDHTLDEYAAVISLSLGAQIFEKHITLDKSLPGPDHAASMQPEEFKHYVEILHKTHAALGDGIKFMLEQESDNYYLVRRSIVAKTEIAEGELFTAENVTTKRAGRVCLEPNKYWEVLGTRAKRSFQKNDFIEL